In candidate division WOR-3 bacterium, one genomic interval encodes:
- a CDS encoding T9SS type A sorting domain-containing protein encodes MIRKTFYFLLLIFPVVVISKEVGIFLEEKIINGEKFIHHTLFDGNKEISLDEISKTPSLSFCPETGLIWVDRNHRAAIVQSIDITDDGMGIFANWYLNNERASFYRTIGSNSPLWEYSGSFYWTYGGHSIGASYNGSGLVLSSQSSCYYWNKNSSFPIWIYNYPITGGGISKISYDGNYVASATISGDLFLFDKEGNLIWQANFSEGNRLQGLDISNDGSIVVVTVYDSCFIFENGVRRGALPIGTYNCGTQYAAKISYDGRLLVTGDYYGYVKLYYWNGSSYQLKWSSLVGNPWVTDVAISKDGSTIACGTGYANGKVVVFDSSSATPLWSYQGYGGYGAMISSVALSYDGSFIATASWGDTAQTGSFYVFTIHHRSSNIPITGITRNQEPGSLFACDISSDGSYATCGGKAVHAYRLGNGGEVYSITIRRRPKLNVGTTNILSPSRHIRVNETITPQAQFYNFGDSTVNFYAYSIIKVNDTILRKESLLITSLGPNSSRILTFGNFTPSFYSYYDFLFYTNLIGDTYPYDDSLSIKSKCFHDAEAKLINPPFSEMTVGYTFPCKLTIKNNGSYNDSIKGILIIKDSLNNEIYIDSAVSPIIYPEQEYTLTLRNFTIPYVGSLKAEGKVRVNDDFISSNDTISKNFVGSYEIIYDDGLADAYYWVGRLNNDKFYVRFTPTLTPPFSITGGRVMVNMANTPFDYILLCKDENGRPDTTNPLARVENISSPNAPSWANFLFNVNIYSSTDLWVVLHWPNNSPALGVGADANEPRDYRSYWSSNVDTFQLWQFHDWMVRITQSPQVVINENLSKEKKKVFISPNPFFKELNIKFSFSFSEDLTIKIYDIKGNLIDKIIRNNLKPGEYNFKWQKRNLSQGVYLIELNSKSFQYKEKVIYLK; translated from the coding sequence ATGATTAGAAAAACTTTTTATTTTCTTTTATTAATTTTTCCAGTAGTAGTAATAAGTAAAGAAGTTGGTATATTCTTAGAAGAAAAGATAATTAACGGAGAAAAATTCATCCATCATACTCTTTTTGACGGTAATAAAGAAATCAGCCTTGATGAAATATCAAAAACTCCTTCTTTAAGTTTCTGTCCGGAAACGGGATTGATTTGGGTAGACCGAAATCACCGAGCAGCAATTGTTCAGAGTATTGATATTACTGATGATGGAATGGGAATTTTTGCCAATTGGTATTTAAATAATGAACGGGCATCTTTTTATCGCACTATTGGCAGTAATTCTCCTCTCTGGGAATATTCCGGTAGTTTTTATTGGACCTATGGCGGTCATTCTATTGGTGCTTCTTATAATGGTTCTGGTTTGGTTTTAAGTAGCCAGAGTAGTTGCTATTATTGGAATAAAAATTCTTCTTTTCCGATATGGATTTACAATTATCCAATAACTGGTGGCGGAATAAGTAAAATCTCTTATGATGGAAATTATGTTGCTTCAGCAACTATTAGCGGCGATTTGTTTCTTTTTGATAAAGAAGGAAACTTAATTTGGCAAGCAAATTTTAGTGAGGGTAATCGTTTACAGGGTTTAGATATATCTAACGATGGCTCAATAGTAGTTGTTACTGTTTACGATTCCTGTTTTATTTTTGAAAATGGTGTAAGAAGAGGTGCTTTACCAATTGGCACTTATAATTGTGGCACTCAATACGCAGCAAAAATTTCTTATGATGGAAGATTATTGGTAACCGGTGATTATTATGGCTATGTAAAACTTTATTATTGGAATGGTTCTTCTTATCAATTAAAATGGTCAAGTTTAGTAGGTAATCCTTGGGTAACTGATGTGGCTATCTCAAAAGATGGTTCAACAATTGCTTGTGGTACTGGTTATGCTAATGGTAAAGTGGTTGTTTTTGATAGTTCCTCAGCCACACCTTTATGGAGTTATCAAGGTTACGGTGGATATGGTGCTATGATAAGTTCGGTTGCCTTATCCTATGATGGTAGTTTTATTGCCACCGCCTCTTGGGGTGATACTGCCCAAACTGGTTCCTTTTATGTCTTTACTATTCATCACAGAAGTTCCAATATCCCAATAACCGGAATTACCCGTAACCAAGAACCAGGTTCACTTTTTGCTTGTGATATATCAAGTGACGGTAGTTACGCCACTTGTGGTGGTAAAGCAGTCCACGCTTATCGTTTAGGAAATGGTGGTGAAGTATATTCAATAACTATTAGAAGAAGACCAAAATTAAATGTCGGAACAACGAATATCCTTTCGCCTTCTCGCCATATCCGCGTGAATGAAACAATTACTCCCCAAGCACAATTTTATAATTTTGGTGACAGCACAGTGAATTTCTATGCCTATTCAATAATAAAAGTTAATGATACTATTTTAAGAAAAGAGTCATTATTAATAACTTCCTTAGGTCCTAATTCTTCAAGAATATTAACTTTTGGTAATTTTACTCCTTCCTTTTATAGTTATTATGATTTTCTATTTTATACCAACCTTATTGGTGATACCTATCCTTATGACGATTCTTTATCAATTAAATCAAAGTGCTTTCATGATGCCGAAGCAAAACTAATAAACCCACCTTTTTCTGAAATGACTGTTGGCTATACCTTTCCTTGCAAGTTAACAATAAAAAATAACGGTTCTTATAATGATTCAATCAAAGGGATACTTATTATCAAAGATTCACTAAATAATGAAATTTATATTGATTCAGCAGTTTCTCCAATTATTTACCCTGAACAAGAATATACTTTAACTTTAAGAAATTTTACTATTCCTTATGTTGGTTCTCTCAAAGCCGAAGGGAAAGTAAGAGTTAATGATGATTTTATTTCTTCTAACGATACTATAAGCAAAAACTTTGTCGGCAGTTATGAGATAATATATGATGATGGCTTAGCAGATGCTTATTATTGGGTTGGTAGATTAAATAATGATAAGTTTTATGTGAGATTTACACCAACATTAACACCACCTTTTAGCATCACTGGCGGTAGAGTTATGGTAAATATGGCTAATACTCCTTTTGATTATATTCTTTTATGCAAAGATGAAAATGGCAGACCAGATACCACCAATCCGCTTGCCCGCGTAGAAAATATTTCTTCTCCTAATGCGCCATCTTGGGCAAATTTTCTTTTCAATGTAAATATTTATTCATCAACTGATTTATGGGTAGTATTACACTGGCCTAATAATTCGCCTGCCTTAGGAGTCGGTGCTGACGCTAATGAACCAAGGGATTATCGTTCTTACTGGTCTTCCAATGTTGATACTTTTCAATTATGGCAATTCCATGATTGGATGGTAAGAATAACTCAATCACCTCAGGTAGTTATCAATGAGAATTTATCAAAGGAAAAGAAAAAAGTTTTCATCTCACCAAACCCATTTTTTAAAGAATTAAATATCAAATTTTCTTTTTCCTTTTCGGAGGATTTAACAATAAAAATCTATGACATAAAAGGAAATCTGATTGATAAAATAATAAGAAACAATTTAAAACCCGGTGAGTATAACTTTAAATGGCAAAAAAGAAATCTTTCCCAAGGTGTTTATTTAATTGAATTAAATTCTAAAAGTTTTCAATACAAAGAAAAGGTTATCTATCTAAAATAA